In Chloroflexota bacterium, a single window of DNA contains:
- a CDS encoding DNA methyltransferase has protein sequence MSANWANQTMWTGDNLPILRGMNSDSVDLIYADPPFNSKANYAAPIGSKAAGAAFKDTWGLSDVDAEWINLIEAKHPRVYRVLLAAMTDGDKSYLAYMAARLLECQRVLKPTGSIYLHCDPTMSHYLKLLMDAVFGKGNFRNEITWKRRHGFSSAVHKSNRFGVCTDTVLFFAASSAAPFRPQYNRDHPAYQAYVEKSFRLVDNDGRRYQATSLTNPAYRPNLIYDYKGYPAPRNGWMITREKMEQWDREGRIHFPANPTGRLRRKSFADELKGLPIQNIWDDIQQIGSHSSERIGYPTQKPLALLERVIQASSTEGDVVLDPFCGCATACVAAEKLGRQWAGIDISPKAAELVERRMRDELGLFYQGAHRTDIPKRTDLGKLPAPHTHRNALYGEQGGDCAGCGEHFRIQNLEVDHIIARANGGTDHVGNLQLLCGNCNRVKGDRGMAYSARQAGALEEGRHEHRHTGQAQAGPPHHADYRADSRHAGKPRASDGAPPLQSRTGADHRGRPPGGGVTTYIIPLFFVACAPTSTSTASTCTTAP, from the coding sequence ATGAGCGCCAATTGGGCGAACCAAACCATGTGGACGGGCGACAATCTGCCGATCCTCCGGGGCATGAACTCGGACTCGGTGGATCTGATCTACGCCGATCCCCCCTTCAACTCCAAGGCCAACTACGCGGCGCCCATCGGTTCGAAAGCGGCGGGCGCGGCGTTCAAGGACACGTGGGGCCTCTCCGACGTGGACGCCGAATGGATCAACCTGATCGAGGCGAAGCATCCGCGCGTCTACCGCGTGCTGCTGGCGGCCATGACGGACGGCGATAAGTCGTATCTGGCCTACATGGCCGCGCGGCTGCTGGAATGCCAGCGCGTGCTGAAGCCGACCGGCTCGATCTATCTGCATTGCGACCCCACCATGAGCCACTACCTGAAGCTGCTCATGGACGCCGTGTTTGGCAAGGGGAATTTTCGAAACGAGATTACGTGGAAGCGGCGGCACGGATTTTCGAGCGCTGTCCACAAGTCGAATCGGTTCGGCGTCTGCACCGACACTGTGCTGTTTTTCGCGGCAAGCAGTGCCGCGCCGTTTCGTCCGCAGTACAACCGGGATCATCCGGCATATCAGGCCTACGTCGAAAAGAGCTTCCGGCTCGTGGACAACGATGGACGCCGCTATCAAGCGACAAGCCTGACGAATCCCGCCTATCGGCCCAATCTGATCTACGACTACAAGGGGTATCCGGCTCCCCGTAATGGCTGGATGATCACCCGCGAAAAAATGGAGCAATGGGACCGTGAGGGCCGCATCCACTTTCCGGCGAACCCCACCGGCCGGTTGCGCCGAAAAAGCTTTGCGGACGAACTCAAGGGGCTGCCCATTCAGAATATTTGGGACGACATTCAGCAAATCGGCTCCCACAGCAGCGAGCGCATCGGCTACCCGACACAGAAGCCGCTCGCGCTCTTGGAACGCGTCATCCAGGCATCCTCAACCGAGGGTGACGTGGTGCTCGATCCCTTCTGCGGCTGTGCGACCGCTTGCGTCGCGGCCGAGAAACTCGGCCGCCAGTGGGCGGGCATCGACATATCGCCCAAAGCCGCCGAACTGGTCGAGCGCCGCATGCGCGACGAGCTGGGCCTGTTCTATCAAGGGGCGCACCGCACCGACATTCCCAAGCGCACCGACTTGGGGAAGCTGCCCGCCCCCCACACGCACCGGAACGCGCTGTACGGCGAGCAGGGGGGCGATTGCGCAGGCTGCGGCGAGCACTTCCGCATCCAGAATCTCGAAGTGGACCACATCATCGCCCGCGCGAATGGCGGGACGGATCACGTGGGCAACCTGCAACTGCTGTGTGGCAACTGCAACCGCGTCAAAGGCGACCGCGGCATGGCCTATTCTGCGCGTCAAGCTGGCGCTCTAGAGGAGGGACGGCATGAGCACCGACACACCGGCCAAGCGCAAGCGGGGCCGCCCCACCACGCGGATTATCGAGCCGATTCCCGACACGCTGGAAAACCTCGCGCAAGCGATGGTGCGCCCCCGCTCCAAAGCCGAACGGGCGCGGATCATCGAGGCCGCCCGCCAGGCGGCGGGGTAACCACGTATATAATCCCCTTATTTTTTGTGGCATGCGCGCCAACTTCTACATCGACGGCGTCAACTTGTACTACGGCGCCTTGA
- a CDS encoding 6-carboxytetrahydropterin synthase gives MYEIVKHIDFCFGHRLLDYDGKCNQPHGHNGRAEIRLQAESLDDLGMVADFRDVRRTVESWISANLDHRMILRSGDPLIDAIEGLGQRAYVMDDNPTTENMARMLFQQVRELGLPVVAVTLWETPDSYATYAPEPARAARPNGAARAAVTST, from the coding sequence ATGTATGAGATCGTCAAGCACATTGATTTCTGCTTCGGCCACCGCTTGCTGGACTATGACGGCAAGTGCAACCAACCCCACGGCCACAACGGTCGCGCGGAGATACGTCTCCAGGCCGAATCGTTGGACGACCTGGGGATGGTCGCCGACTTCCGTGATGTGCGGCGCACCGTTGAGTCGTGGATCAGCGCCAATCTCGACCATCGCATGATCCTGCGGAGTGGCGATCCGTTGATCGATGCCATCGAGGGTCTTGGTCAACGCGCCTACGTGATGGACGACAATCCGACCACTGAGAATATGGCCCGCATGCTGTTCCAGCAGGTGCGGGAGCTCGGCTTGCCAGTAGTGGCGGTGACGCTCTGGGAGACGCCGGATTCCTACGCCACGTATGCGCCCGAGCCGGCGCGCGCGGCGCGACCCAACGGCGCGGCACGCGCCGCGGTGACGTCCACCTAG
- a CDS encoding hydroxyacid dehydrogenase codes for MTGAGRPTVMVTESIDPAGIDYLRKFAQVVTPAAPDEAAIMDDAGCVDAMLVRVAPITARVIDAAPRLRHIQKHGVGVDAIDVDHATARGIPVSFTPEANATAVAEHAVTAALAAFKRLAVQDAIVSAGKWRPAMILPVHELDGRTAGVVGGGRIGRKVIHALVHGFGMRGLIFDPYLTPADVADEGIELTATLPELLRQSDLVSLHVPLTPATRHLIDADALSEMRPTAVLVNTCRGPVVDEAALAEALWDEGIAGAAIDVFADEPPVSSPLLEAPNVLLTPHFAGLTVESNRRMAVHAASEIQRVLAGEPPRWCINPTVPGASA; via the coding sequence ATGACCGGCGCCGGCCGCCCGACGGTGATGGTGACCGAGTCCATCGACCCTGCCGGAATCGACTACTTGCGAAAGTTCGCCCAGGTCGTCACCCCCGCCGCCCCCGACGAGGCCGCCATCATGGACGACGCGGGGTGCGTTGACGCGATGTTGGTGCGGGTGGCGCCGATCACGGCGCGGGTCATCGACGCCGCGCCGCGACTGCGCCATATCCAGAAACACGGAGTGGGCGTGGACGCGATCGACGTGGACCACGCGACGGCGCGCGGCATTCCGGTCAGCTTCACGCCGGAGGCCAACGCCACGGCGGTGGCGGAGCACGCGGTGACGGCGGCGCTGGCGGCGTTCAAGCGGCTGGCGGTCCAGGACGCCATCGTGAGCGCGGGCAAGTGGCGGCCGGCGATGATCCTCCCGGTGCACGAGCTGGACGGACGCACGGCGGGCGTCGTGGGCGGTGGGCGAATCGGGCGCAAGGTGATTCACGCGCTGGTGCACGGGTTCGGCATGCGGGGGCTGATCTTCGATCCCTACCTCACGCCGGCGGACGTAGCCGACGAGGGGATCGAGCTGACGGCCACGCTGCCCGAGCTGCTGCGTCAGTCCGACCTGGTGTCGCTGCACGTGCCGCTGACGCCGGCCACGCGGCACCTCATCGATGCCGACGCGCTGTCCGAGATGCGACCGACCGCCGTGCTGGTCAACACCTGCCGCGGACCGGTGGTCGACGAGGCCGCGCTGGCAGAGGCGCTCTGGGACGAAGGCATCGCTGGGGCGGCCATCGACGTCTTCGCCGACGAGCCGCCGGTTTCGAGTCCACTGCTCGAAGCGCCCAACGTTTTGCTGACGCCCCACTTTGCCGGGCTCACCGTGGAGTCCAACCGGCGCATGGCCGTGCACGCGGCGTCGGAGATTCAGCGCGTCCTGGCGGGCGAGCCGCCGCGCTGGTGCATCAACCCCACGGTGCCGGGGGCGTCGGCCTAG
- a CDS encoding GEVED domain-containing protein, with translation MTGWRAALCASGLLALLALGGCEPTPDDAAPTAAPSPAAIASTPAATPTPPPAPEPTPPAAATPTPRPLADFGDAPDGVSAGYPNPRVIGRFPTRLSSLTAEGPGAHVRRPGLDRLGSSVTAESDADDPADADGVPNLVNQDAGDDGVLGLSVSLAPPRALAQLTVAVTLGPAAPAGPRRINVLIDIDRDGRWTSPAEWVLQDWEVDLEPGASETFVSPGFSMLDGQVLPEGAWMRVVLTRESLAGEPWDGSGSWEFGEVEDYQLALPEISRPDGTRPALAVVECPSQLEWVEAVVVLEAACAVTNVGEEGDFTARVVRSSGSVTLIPDTVTGETLHAGATRTATFVLVRTDTETLWRVRPITVSLAGQVDAGVVVLGITPHRTALSTRPADPAVRTFDRDAQEDYFDITNLSPTEGFGFADIQRVALGAAAIDSVGLDILRRAYFTVGGLGGAVAGDYVAAIIDMVDPIPLTDSAMGWRVSLALEANDDPADNWRPRVRDFDIYQGTDHWYELIYLPTLDPVWRIQRRVALAPSQALPSNAIAFIDGRRVLLLIPESELERANADVRFRVMTFVHEPDDPNGTLKPSMADVFPPLDQPLQTFGPRTDPLG, from the coding sequence ATGACCGGCTGGCGCGCGGCCCTGTGCGCGTCGGGTCTGCTTGCCCTCCTTGCGCTGGGCGGCTGCGAGCCGACGCCCGATGACGCGGCTCCAACCGCCGCGCCATCGCCCGCCGCGATCGCGTCAACACCCGCGGCGACACCGACCCCACCCCCAGCGCCCGAGCCGACGCCGCCGGCCGCCGCTACCCCGACTCCACGACCCCTGGCTGACTTTGGCGACGCGCCCGACGGCGTTTCCGCCGGCTATCCGAATCCGCGGGTGATCGGGCGATTTCCCACCCGGCTGTCGTCGCTCACGGCCGAAGGCCCGGGCGCCCACGTCCGCCGACCTGGGCTCGACCGGCTCGGTTCCAGCGTGACGGCCGAGTCGGACGCCGACGATCCGGCCGATGCCGACGGCGTGCCCAACCTGGTCAACCAGGACGCGGGGGACGACGGCGTACTTGGCCTCTCGGTGAGCCTCGCGCCGCCGCGGGCGCTGGCTCAACTCACCGTCGCGGTCACCCTGGGCCCTGCCGCGCCCGCCGGTCCGCGCCGCATCAATGTCTTGATCGATATCGATCGCGACGGCCGCTGGACGAGCCCGGCGGAATGGGTGCTGCAGGACTGGGAAGTGGACCTCGAGCCGGGGGCGTCCGAAACCTTCGTCAGCCCGGGCTTCTCCATGCTGGACGGACAGGTGTTGCCCGAAGGGGCGTGGATGCGCGTGGTGCTCACTCGTGAAAGCCTCGCCGGTGAGCCGTGGGACGGCAGCGGGAGCTGGGAGTTCGGCGAGGTTGAGGACTACCAGCTGGCGCTGCCGGAGATTTCGCGCCCGGACGGCACCCGTCCGGCACTCGCGGTCGTGGAGTGTCCCAGCCAACTCGAGTGGGTCGAGGCGGTGGTCGTGCTGGAGGCCGCCTGCGCGGTCACCAATGTCGGCGAGGAGGGCGACTTCACGGCACGCGTCGTGCGCAGTTCGGGCTCGGTCACGCTCATTCCCGACACGGTGACCGGCGAGACCCTGCACGCCGGCGCCACGCGGACCGCCACGTTCGTGCTTGTGCGTACTGATACGGAAACCCTCTGGCGAGTGCGCCCAATCACGGTATCGCTGGCCGGGCAGGTCGATGCGGGCGTCGTGGTGCTGGGCATTACCCCTCACCGAACCGCCCTCAGCACCCGCCCGGCCGATCCAGCGGTGCGCACGTTTGACCGCGACGCGCAGGAGGACTACTTCGACATCACCAACCTATCCCCGACGGAAGGATTCGGATTTGCCGACATCCAGCGTGTGGCCCTGGGCGCGGCCGCCATCGACAGCGTCGGGCTCGACATTCTGCGCCGGGCATATTTCACCGTGGGTGGATTGGGCGGAGCGGTGGCCGGCGACTATGTGGCCGCCATCATCGACATGGTCGACCCGATCCCGCTGACCGATTCCGCGATGGGCTGGCGCGTGTCGCTGGCGCTTGAAGCCAATGACGACCCGGCGGACAACTGGCGGCCCCGCGTGCGGGACTTCGACATCTATCAAGGCACCGATCACTGGTATGAGCTCATCTATCTGCCGACCCTCGATCCCGTGTGGCGCATCCAGCGCCGCGTCGCGCTGGCGCCCTCGCAGGCGCTCCCCTCGAACGCCATCGCCTTCATCGACGGACGGCGCGTGCTGCTGCTGATCCCGGAGTCCGAGCTGGAGCGCGCGAACGCCGACGTGCGCTTCCGCGTGATGACTTTCGTGCACGAGCCCGACGATCCGAACGGCACGCTCAAGCCCTCGATGGCCGATGTCTTCCCGCCGCTCGATCAGCCGCTGCAAACATTCGGCCCTCGAACCGACCCGCTCGGGTAG
- a CDS encoding 7-cyano-7-deazaguanine synthase, translating into MPQPRTVAALVSGLDSAIMAGLLAREFDRVAPIFVRAGLKWEDAERNALERYFEALGNPSVQPIVELDLGARSLYGRHWSTGGENVPDASRPDEEWYLPGRNLLLLSTAATYGAIHGIEHVAIGSLASNPFPDARPEFFRSLEQSAGLALDAPVYILTPLAGMHKADVIRAGAHLPVQHALSCADPVDGGHCGVCGKCGERRRGFIDAGVDDPTSYARLGPL; encoded by the coding sequence ATGCCGCAGCCGCGCACCGTCGCCGCGCTGGTGAGCGGACTCGACAGCGCGATCATGGCGGGCTTGCTGGCGCGGGAGTTCGACCGGGTGGCGCCGATTTTCGTGCGGGCCGGGCTCAAGTGGGAAGACGCCGAGCGGAACGCCCTGGAGCGGTACTTCGAGGCCCTGGGCAACCCCTCAGTGCAGCCGATCGTGGAGCTCGATCTTGGCGCGCGCTCGCTCTACGGCCGGCACTGGAGCACCGGCGGCGAGAACGTGCCCGACGCCAGCCGACCGGATGAGGAGTGGTATCTGCCGGGCCGAAACTTGCTCCTGCTGAGCACGGCGGCGACCTACGGCGCGATCCACGGAATCGAACACGTCGCCATCGGCAGTCTCGCCAGCAATCCGTTTCCGGACGCCCGACCCGAGTTCTTTCGCAGCCTGGAGCAGTCGGCGGGCCTGGCGCTGGACGCGCCGGTGTACATCCTCACGCCGCTGGCCGGCATGCACAAAGCGGACGTGATTCGCGCCGGCGCCCACCTGCCGGTCCAGCACGCGCTGTCATGCGCCGATCCGGTGGACGGCGGCCACTGCGGCGTGTGCGGCAAATGCGGCGAACGCCGCCGCGGGTTCATCGACGCCGGTGTGGACGACCCGACCAGCTACGCGCGGCTCGGTCCGCTTTAG
- a CDS encoding IS1595 family transposase, protein MARRAPGKHYRKGLTIIDAVGLFADDAAAEAWFVEQRWPDGVHCPACNATDIQTRRTRKPQPYRCNACRKDFSVKTGSIMHGSKLPLKTWGMAMYLLATGLKGTSSLKLHRDLGITQKSAWHLAHRIRKTWEADASPFEGPVEADESHFGGLEQNKPEHRKLHAGRGTVGKTAVAGVKDRTTNRISAAVVPDTTGATLKGFVRERTQPDAMVYTDDATAYQGLPHHASVTHRVGQWVDGLAHTNGLESFWSMMKRGYHGTYHKMSPKHLDRYVGEFEGRHNQRPADTLDQMRRMVRGMDGKRLTYGALTQANGLPSGARRV, encoded by the coding sequence ATGGCACGACGGGCACCGGGCAAGCACTACCGAAAAGGTCTCACCATTATAGACGCCGTTGGCCTCTTTGCCGACGACGCAGCCGCCGAGGCCTGGTTTGTCGAGCAGCGCTGGCCGGACGGCGTCCACTGCCCCGCCTGCAACGCCACGGACATTCAGACGCGCCGCACCCGCAAGCCGCAGCCCTACCGCTGCAACGCCTGCCGCAAGGACTTCTCCGTCAAGACCGGCTCGATCATGCACGGCTCCAAGCTCCCGCTCAAGACGTGGGGCATGGCCATGTACCTGCTGGCGACGGGCCTCAAGGGCACGTCCAGCCTCAAGCTCCACCGCGACCTCGGGATTACCCAGAAGTCCGCGTGGCACCTGGCGCACCGCATCCGCAAGACGTGGGAAGCCGACGCCAGCCCGTTTGAGGGGCCGGTCGAGGCCGACGAAAGTCACTTCGGCGGCCTGGAGCAGAACAAGCCGGAGCACCGCAAGTTGCACGCCGGACGGGGCACCGTCGGCAAAACCGCCGTGGCTGGCGTCAAGGACCGGACCACGAACCGCATCAGCGCGGCCGTGGTGCCGGACACGACGGGCGCCACGCTCAAGGGCTTTGTCCGCGAGCGCACGCAGCCCGACGCGATGGTGTACACCGACGACGCCACGGCCTATCAGGGCCTCCCCCACCACGCCAGCGTGACGCACCGTGTGGGCCAGTGGGTCGATGGCCTCGCGCACACCAACGGCCTCGAATCCTTCTGGTCAATGATGAAGCGCGGCTACCACGGCACCTACCACAAGATGAGCCCCAAGCACCTCGACCGCTACGTCGGCGAGTTCGAGGGCCGCCACAATCAGCGGCCCGCCGACACGCTGGACCAAATGCGGCGAATGGTGCGGGGCATGGACGGCAAGCGGCTCACCTACGGAGCGCTCACGCAGGCCAACGGGCTGCCCAGTGGCGCACGGCGCGTATGA
- a CDS encoding class A beta-lactamase-related serine hydrolase, with amino-acid sequence MPARRAWRKVRWQRSGGGTPLIRRPIGRRRVLALGAASALLPVLAGAATTVPAAADTTATAPDHDFPIENGRHYPQASDESGRGYEVRNVGDATWWDSSRGLGGLPVLGPPRSATFAAGAFEYQALRYGLLQWKAGERRVVLANALEIMDRAGHTDWLYAARQVPRPIEDDGSTSFQHAVEIRTGWLTDDAIRGVFESNPDPIGRLVWTADHSRDRWGLPMSRPERLGPFVAQRFQRGVLQHWIDEVEGLPAPGSVTAVLLDEVLREVGVMPEAALASVDSAAAATQAAGNTVGDQLETAINARLAGEPGNWSVYAAPSGSDAEVAINADDIVRAASLWKLPVLVEAYRQRAVIGLDFSSMLEMNQSVLERVAPPATLAPGQRLTIERALERTMTFSDNSAAVLLADHIGYPNMQWTLGQLGLAATDVFTTQPVTTAREAAKLLEVALGMRPAHWSRTLADVQGMRTLLLGETRNNRIPAQLPAGTAVAHKTGDLAGISNDAGVVYLSTGPVTIVILAHDVPGHGRAEATAAEIAAMVVAAYDPQTVASSSPAG; translated from the coding sequence GTGCCGGCGCGCCGCGCGTGGCGTAAGGTTCGCTGGCAGCGCTCCGGGGGAGGCACGCCGCTGATCCGTCGCCCTATCGGCCGGCGTCGCGTTCTGGCGCTGGGCGCCGCCTCCGCGCTGCTCCCCGTGCTCGCGGGGGCTGCAACAACCGTGCCGGCGGCCGCGGACACCACGGCCACCGCGCCGGACCACGACTTTCCCATCGAAAACGGCCGCCACTACCCCCAAGCCAGCGACGAGTCGGGCCGCGGGTACGAAGTTCGCAATGTCGGCGACGCCACCTGGTGGGATAGCTCCCGGGGCCTCGGCGGTCTGCCGGTGCTGGGTCCGCCGCGCAGCGCGACGTTCGCGGCCGGCGCGTTTGAGTATCAGGCCCTGCGCTATGGCCTGCTGCAGTGGAAAGCGGGCGAACGTCGCGTCGTGCTGGCGAACGCGCTGGAGATCATGGACCGCGCGGGACACACCGATTGGCTCTACGCCGCGCGTCAGGTGCCCCGCCCCATCGAGGATGACGGCTCGACGTCATTCCAGCACGCCGTTGAGATTCGCACCGGCTGGCTCACCGACGACGCGATCCGCGGGGTGTTTGAGTCCAACCCCGACCCCATCGGTCGCCTCGTCTGGACCGCCGACCACTCCCGCGATCGGTGGGGGTTGCCGATGTCCCGCCCCGAGCGCCTCGGCCCGTTCGTGGCGCAGCGATTCCAGCGCGGCGTCTTGCAGCACTGGATCGACGAGGTGGAAGGACTCCCGGCGCCCGGCAGCGTGACGGCGGTGCTGCTAGATGAGGTGCTGCGAGAGGTTGGCGTGATGCCGGAGGCGGCGCTCGCGTCGGTCGACTCGGCGGCGGCGGCGACCCAGGCGGCTGGGAATACCGTCGGCGACCAATTGGAAACCGCCATCAACGCCCGCCTGGCCGGCGAGCCGGGCAACTGGTCGGTCTACGCGGCCCCCTCCGGCTCGGACGCCGAGGTTGCCATCAACGCCGACGACATTGTCCGGGCGGCGAGCTTGTGGAAGCTGCCCGTGCTCGTCGAGGCCTATCGGCAGCGCGCGGTCATCGGTCTTGACTTCAGCTCCATGCTCGAGATGAACCAGAGCGTGCTCGAACGGGTCGCCCCCCCGGCGACGCTCGCGCCCGGCCAGCGCCTCACGATCGAACGCGCGTTGGAGCGGACCATGACTTTCAGCGACAACTCGGCGGCCGTATTGCTCGCCGATCACATCGGCTACCCCAACATGCAGTGGACGCTGGGTCAGCTGGGCCTCGCCGCCACCGACGTGTTCACCACGCAGCCGGTGACGACCGCGCGCGAGGCCGCCAAGCTCCTGGAGGTCGCGCTGGGCATGCGGCCGGCGCACTGGTCGCGGACGCTGGCCGACGTGCAGGGCATGCGCACCCTGCTGCTCGGCGAGACGCGCAACAACCGCATCCCCGCCCAGCTGCCCGCGGGCACCGCCGTGGCCCACAAGACCGGCGACCTCGCCGGCATCTCCAACGACGCCGGGGTCGTCTACCTCTCGACCGGCCCCGTAACCATCGTGATCCTGGCGCACGACGTTCCCGGGCACGGGCGCGCCGAGGCGACGGCGGCCGAAATCGCTGCCATGGTCGTTGCCGCGTATGACCCTCAGACCGTGGCAAGTTCTTCGCCGGCCGGCTGA
- a CDS encoding class I SAM-dependent methyltransferase, producing the protein MAARQLTPAMETDAASDTDGYSLFASVYDQWQRTYGAEYAHLVAPRVDQRLADLLGGPPRTLIDLACGTGTHALLQASRGVAVTGLDLSEAMLAAARAKAEASGYPVAFVHDDMRSFDLPKPVDAVTCLYASLNHLAGPADLTRTFQRVAAHLRPGGAFVFDLNTRAGFEALWRQPGTDRGPGLAIERRYVWDDDEPWVAMHLTIERRSGEIVERGRSVLRARWFEDAEVRTALTQAGLVLADCTPFNPFPEVDRPGIKQLWSATCPGGDG; encoded by the coding sequence GTGGCTGCGCGACAGCTGACCCCGGCGATGGAGACGGATGCCGCGTCCGATACCGACGGATACTCCCTGTTTGCGTCCGTCTACGACCAGTGGCAGCGGACCTACGGGGCCGAGTACGCGCATCTCGTCGCGCCGCGGGTGGACCAGCGACTGGCGGATCTGCTGGGTGGGCCGCCCCGGACCCTGATTGACCTGGCCTGCGGCACGGGCACGCACGCGTTGCTGCAGGCGTCGCGCGGCGTCGCCGTCACCGGCCTCGACCTGTCGGAAGCCATGCTCGCCGCCGCGCGGGCCAAGGCCGAGGCTTCCGGGTATCCCGTGGCCTTCGTCCATGACGACATGCGCTCGTTCGACCTGCCCAAGCCCGTCGATGCCGTGACCTGCCTCTACGCCTCCCTCAACCACCTGGCAGGTCCCGCAGATCTCACGCGCACGTTCCAGCGCGTCGCCGCGCACCTGCGTCCCGGCGGAGCATTCGTCTTTGACCTCAACACGCGCGCTGGATTCGAGGCGCTGTGGCGCCAGCCGGGCACGGACCGTGGCCCTGGGCTAGCGATCGAACGGCGCTACGTCTGGGACGACGACGAACCTTGGGTCGCCATGCATCTGACCATCGAGCGCCGATCCGGTGAAATCGTCGAGCGAGGCCGTTCGGTTCTGCGGGCGCGGTGGTTCGAGGATGCGGAGGTGCGGACGGCGCTGACGCAGGCGGGCCTGGTGCTCGCCGACTGCACGCCGTTCAACCCCTTCCCGGAGGTCGACCGTCCCGGCATCAAGCAGCTCTGGTCGGCCACCTGCCCCGGCGGCGACGGCTAA
- a CDS encoding RNA methyltransferase, whose amino-acid sequence MATARRIDRLRSVAASRQDGLTVVLEDIHDPHNAEAVFRSCDAFGVQQVHLVFEHEAPFKPRRVGKASSASANKWLSFTVHRSTAECLSALRASGHVLAAAAPPPQGGDLAAADLTAPRLALLFGNEHRGLSKEALAAADLVMSIAIVGMVRSLNLSVAAAICLHEATRQRAATGRDYRLSADEQSLLVDEWLDRS is encoded by the coding sequence ATGGCGACCGCACGCCGCATCGACCGTTTGCGGTCCGTGGCGGCTTCCCGGCAGGACGGTCTGACGGTCGTGCTGGAAGACATCCACGATCCGCACAATGCGGAGGCCGTGTTTCGCAGCTGCGACGCATTCGGCGTGCAGCAAGTCCACCTCGTGTTCGAGCACGAGGCGCCCTTCAAGCCGCGCCGGGTCGGCAAGGCCTCGTCCGCCTCGGCCAACAAGTGGCTGAGCTTCACGGTGCACCGCTCGACCGCCGAGTGCCTGAGCGCGCTGCGCGCGTCGGGTCACGTGCTGGCCGCCGCCGCCCCGCCGCCGCAGGGGGGCGACCTCGCCGCAGCCGATCTCACGGCGCCGCGGCTGGCGCTGCTGTTTGGCAATGAGCATCGCGGGCTCTCGAAAGAGGCGCTGGCCGCCGCCGACTTGGTCATGAGCATCGCGATTGTCGGCATGGTGCGCAGCCTCAACCTCTCCGTGGCTGCGGCCATTTGTCTTCATGAGGCCACGCGGCAGCGCGCCGCGACGGGCCGCGATTACCGGCTGTCCGCCGACGAGCAGTCCCTGCTTGTGGACGAATGGCTCGACCGTAGCTAG
- a CDS encoding SDR family oxidoreductase: protein MDLQGATVVVTGGAIRVGRHVAGRLAERGANIVVNYRTSAREAEAAVAEFQGRGVGSLAVQADVSTRDGVQAILDAAVDQFGSVEVLLNNASIYDPTPFADLDEADFDRNIAVNLKGPYLGCWLFGRHMQAQGRGKIVNVADWAVERPYVNYAPYFVAKGGVVALTRVMAKELAPAVQVNAVAPGPILMPADFDEETIRAVEQATPLGRIGHPEDIAQTILYLVEGTDFVTGAVVPVDGGRTVS from the coding sequence ATGGATCTTCAAGGCGCCACAGTCGTCGTCACCGGCGGCGCGATCCGCGTGGGCCGTCACGTCGCCGGGCGCCTGGCCGAGCGCGGCGCAAACATCGTGGTGAACTACCGCACGTCGGCGCGCGAAGCCGAGGCGGCAGTCGCGGAGTTTCAGGGGCGGGGCGTGGGCAGCCTGGCCGTCCAGGCGGACGTTTCGACCCGCGACGGCGTGCAGGCCATCCTCGACGCGGCGGTTGACCAGTTCGGTTCGGTCGAGGTGCTCCTCAACAACGCATCCATCTACGACCCGACGCCATTCGCCGACCTGGACGAGGCGGACTTCGACCGAAACATCGCCGTCAATCTCAAGGGGCCCTACCTCGGGTGCTGGCTGTTCGGGCGGCACATGCAGGCGCAGGGGCGGGGAAAGATCGTCAACGTCGCCGACTGGGCGGTCGAGCGTCCCTACGTCAACTACGCGCCCTATTTCGTTGCTAAGGGCGGCGTCGTGGCGCTCACCCGCGTCATGGCCAAGGAGCTTGCGCCCGCCGTCCAGGTGAACGCCGTGGCCCCGGGGCCTATCCTGATGCCGGCAGACTTCGACGAGGAGACGATTCGCGCGGTGGAGCAAGCCACGCCCCTGGGACGCATCGGCCACCCGGAAGACATCGCCCAGACGATCCTTTATCTCGTCGAGGGCACCGACTTCGTGACGGGCGCCGTGGTACCGGTCGATGGCGGCCGCACCGTCTCGTGA